From the Primulina tabacum isolate GXHZ01 chromosome 3, ASM2559414v2, whole genome shotgun sequence genome, one window contains:
- the LOC142541128 gene encoding vacuolar protein sorting-associated protein 20 homolog 1-like, which produces MGNIFVKKPKITEVDRAILSLKTQRRKLAQYQQQLDNVIEAEKQAAKDLLRDKKKDRALLALKKKKVQEELLKQVDAWLINVEQQLADVELASKQKAVFESLKDGNNAVKAIQSEINLDDVQKLMDDTAEAKAYQDEMNALLGEKLSAEDEEEILAEFENLETQIMLQDLPKVPSAVSSAEEQEEKLDLPDVPTKAPEIPGRVTNHSSEFRSKVMEEPLPA; this is translated from the exons ATGGGAAACATATTTGTGAAGAAACCAAAGATCACAGAAGTGGATAGAGCCATTCTTTCTCTGAAAACTCAAAGGCGTAAGCTTGCTCAATACCAGCAACAG CTAGATAATGTTATTGAAGCTGAAAAACAAGCTGCAAAAGACTTGCTTCGGGATAAGAAGAAAGATAGAGCATTGTTGGCACTAAAGAAAAAGAAAGTCCAAGAAGAGCTATTAAAGCAAGTGGATGCTTGGCTGATCAATGTCGAGCAGCAA TTGGCAGATGTTGAACTAGCCAGCAAGCAGAAAGCTGTGTTTGAGAGTTTAAAGGATGGAAATAATGCAGTGAAAGCGATACAGAGTGAGATAAACCTGGATGATGTTCAAAAGCTTATGGATGATACTGCCGAGGCAAAAGCTTATCAAGAT GAAATGAATGCGCTCTTGGGAGAGAAGCTGTCTGCCGAAGATGAAGAGGAAATTTTAGCAGAatttgaaaatctggagacacag ATTATGCTTCAAGATCTTCCAAAAGTTCCTTCTGCAGTATCATCTGCTGAAGAACAAGAAGAGAAGCTCGATCTTCCTGATGTGCCAACGAAAGCACCAGAAATCCCCGGAAGAGTGACAAATCATTCATCTGAATTCCGATCAAAAG TCATGGAGGAACCATTGCCTGCTTGA
- the LOC142539158 gene encoding UDP-glucose iridoid glucosyltransferase-like → MNPRFQGHFYTHKTDQKFQETQMGSLQEQRLKKVVLVPFPFQGHLTPMLQLGSLLHSKGFSVVVSHTQFNAPDIADHPDFVLLPLPDDVGGLDMSFDNMLNVISAMNTNCEAPFRDHMVQMLQKEEVGCVIHDSIMKFADEVANDLRIPSIVLGTSNASYSDSLCVMLELLDKKLLPLPESQLQESVPNAHPLRYKDLALSASSEIPDIVIDFTRSYIDKKTASAFIWNTVDMLEHQSLQKLQHHYNVPFFTVGPLHKMAPPSRTSLIKEETACLAWLDKQAPRSVIYVSLGSLATIEQEELIDMAWGLANSEQPFLWVIRPSLVNGSEWIKCLPEDFEEKTRERGCIVQWAPQKEVLSHPGIGGFLTHCGWNSTLESICEGVPMICRPCFADQLVDSRYLTHVWRVGLELEKNSGRLGIENAVRTILTSKEGEEMKVRASRMKQEMERCVLRGGSSYNSLCELVEYISTLPRKI, encoded by the exons ATGAATCCAAGGTTTCAGGGACATTTTTATACCCACAAAACAGatcaaaaatttcaagaaactCAAATGGGATCCTTACAAGAACAAAGATTGAAAAAAGTGGTCCTAGTCCCATTCCCTTTTCAGGGACACTTAACACCGATGCTCCAACTTGGCTCGCTCCTTCACTCCAAAGGCTTCTCAGTAGTCGTCTCCCACACTCAATTCAACGCCCCTGATATTGCAGACCACCCCGATTTCGTGTTACTGCCATTGCCAGACGACGTAGGGGGCTTGGATATGTCGTTTGACAACATGTTGAATGTGATCTCGGCTATGAACACGAATTGTGAGGCACCGTTTCGAGATCATATGGTGCAGATGCTGCAGAAAGAAGAGGTGGGGTGTGTGATTCATGATTCAATAATGAAGTTTGCTGATGAAGTGGCTAATGATTTGAGGATTCCAAGTATTGTGTTGGGCACTTCCAATGCTTCTTATTCGGACTCTTTATGTGTCATGTTGGAATTGCTGGACAAAAAACTTCTCCCCTTGCCAG AGTCCCAACTCCAAGAATCTGTACCAAATGCTCATCCACTAAGGTACAAGGACCTTGCTCTTTCTGCATCCTCGGAAATCCCAGATATTGTCATAGATTTCACTCGCAGTTACATTGATAAAAAAACAGCTTCTGCATTCATATGGAATACAGTGGACATGCTTGAACATCAATCATTGCAGAAACTCCAGCACCATTACAATGTCCCATTCTTCACGGTAGGTCCTCTCCACAAAATGGCTCCACCATCCCGCACCAGCTTGATCAAGGAGGAAACCGCCTGTCTAGCATGGCTTGATAAACAAGCTCCTCGTTCAGTGATTTACGTGAGCTTAGGCAGCTTAGCGACGATAGAGCAGGAGGAACTGATAGATATGGCATGGGGACTAGCCAACAGCGAGCAACCATTTCTGTGGGTGATACGCCCCTCGTTGGTTAATGGGTCAGAGTGGATCAAATGCTTGCCTGAAGATTTCGAGGAAAAAACTCGAGAGAGAGGGTGTATTGTGCAATGGGCACCACAGAAAGAAGTTTTGTCACATCCAGGGATAGGAGGATTCTTGACTCACTGCGGATGGAATTCAACATTGGAAAGTATCTGCGAAGGGGTTCCAATGATATGCAGGCCGTGTTTTGCAGACCAACTGGTGGATTCGAGGTATTTGACACATGTTTGGAGAGTTGGGCTTGAGTTGGAGAAAAATTCGGGGAGGTTGGGTATCGAGAATGCTGTAAGGACAATCTTGACAAGTAAAGAAGGCGAAGAAATGAAAGTTAGAGCGAGTAGAATGAAACAAGAGATGGAACGTTGTGTGCTCAGAGGAGGTTCTTCGTACAATTCACTATGCGAATTGGTAGAGTACATCAGTACACTTCCAAGGAAAATCTGA